The sequence below is a genomic window from Chryseobacterium foetidum.
TGTACAGCTCGAAATTTCTGACGAACTTCTGAAACATGCTGTTTTAAAGGCCAAACTTCACCATAAAACTGTAGGTCTTTACGCTTCGCCGGCGCGTAAGGTTGATCAGATTATCTTAGATCAGGCCGATTTTATTATTGTAAGAAGCAACGAGCTTTCTTTGCTTTTTGAAGACGAAGATCTTGAAACCGTTGTAAAGAAATTTTCAAATAAATTATTTGTGCGTGACGAAACCAATTCCACTGTTTATCATGATGGAAATGAAATGAAATATCAAAGAGAGGAAAGTGAGACGATGAAATATCAGATTGGAATGGGAGATGGCTTCACATGCGGATTTGCGTACGCTTTTGCACGTGGAAATGATCTCAAAGACTGTGTAAATCTCGGTAACAAAGTTTCGGCAAAAGTTTCTTTGAAAAACGGAGCACAAACGGGACTTCCTCAATTGAAAGAACTTCTCTAAACGTTATTTAATGCATATTTAAAAAGCTTTTAGGAGTTTTTATAGTCACATAATTTTTCCACCTTTGAGGTGGAATTTTTCTTTATGGAAAGAATATATCTTACCAATCCTGATGGTGCGAAAATTTGTCTGCATATTTTCAAACCCGAAAATGACAGTAGAAAACTTTTGCTCATCAACTCTGCAACGGGTGTTCGGCAGCAGATTTATTTCTCTTTAGCTGCATTTTTAAAAAGAAAAGGCTTCACCGTTATTACTTATGATTATGAAGGAATTGGGCTTTCAAAACCTGTTAATTTCAAAAAATCAAAGGCATCAATGCGGTCATGGGGAACTTCGGATTTTAAAATAATCACTGAATTTTTAATTAAAATCTTTCCAAATCATACCAAATTTTGCCTCGGACATTCGGTTGGTGCATTGATTTTAGGAATGAATGAATATTCTAAAATATTTGAAAAATTTATTTTCGTTGCAACTCAAAATGCCTTTATCGGAAACCTAAAATGGAAAACAAAACTCGAAGCTTTTCTCGGGTTCGGATTTGTTCAGCCATTTTTTACAGAGCTATTTGGTTATTTTCCAGCACATTGGTTTGGACTGGGAGAAAGTCTTCCAAAAAATTGCGCTTATGACTGGAGAACCTTAATTTTGAACCGGAAATCCACCAACAGATTATTAGAAAAGACGATTGATTATTCTAAAGATTTAAATCAAAATGTTTTGGTTTTATACGCTGAAGATGATGTCTGGCTGACGGAAAAAGGGGTGAAGTCTTTAATGAATGAAACTTACTCCAATTTAAAACCTCAATTCAGAATTCTAAAAACTTCGGAATCTGAAAAAGGAAAAATAGGTCACATCAATTTTTTCAGAAGCTATAATGAGAATCTTTGGGATATCATTCTGCATGAGATGGAATCGTGACCATTCCTCTCTTTTGGAAATCGAGGA
It includes:
- a CDS encoding ribokinase, yielding MKFSKSQPKVIVIGSCTIDQMVTADRLPKPNEFVSARKSEYFFGGKGANQAVGMSRLGAQVYFIGCVGMDPAGQQIMRNLVKENVNVGFVTETDQETTGSAFITKTDHDYSVVVIPAANQCLTTQKIDAAEKYIRESDLLLVQLEISDELLKHAVLKAKLHHKTVGLYASPARKVDQIILDQADFIIVRSNELSLLFEDEDLETVVKKFSNKLFVRDETNSTVYHDGNEMKYQREESETMKYQIGMGDGFTCGFAYAFARGNDLKDCVNLGNKVSAKVSLKNGAQTGLPQLKELL
- a CDS encoding alpha/beta hydrolase family protein; protein product: MERIYLTNPDGAKICLHIFKPENDSRKLLLINSATGVRQQIYFSLAAFLKRKGFTVITYDYEGIGLSKPVNFKKSKASMRSWGTSDFKIITEFLIKIFPNHTKFCLGHSVGALILGMNEYSKIFEKFIFVATQNAFIGNLKWKTKLEAFLGFGFVQPFFTELFGYFPAHWFGLGESLPKNCAYDWRTLILNRKSTNRLLEKTIDYSKDLNQNVLVLYAEDDVWLTEKGVKSLMNETYSNLKPQFRILKTSESEKGKIGHINFFRSYNENLWDIILHEMES